From one Misgurnus anguillicaudatus chromosome 2, ASM2758022v2, whole genome shotgun sequence genomic stretch:
- the LOC141351021 gene encoding E3 ubiquitin-protein ligase RNF126-like: protein MAEAPLRPGGFFCHQCSAEISPRLPEYICPRCESGFIEELPDQGRAENGSTSTSSTEENRPPFENVDQHLFTFPHGYGQFALGIFDEGFDFRAGLPAEDNRDTENRREREMASRQRYSARQPRGRHVPRRQGVRHEGVPTLEGIIQQLVNGIIAPTAMPNMGMGPWGMLHSNPMDYAWGANGLDTIITQLLNQFENTGPPPADKEKIKSLPTVHITEEHVGAGLECPVCKEDYSTGETVRQLPCNHLFHNDCIVPWLEQHDTCPVCRKSLSGQNTATDPPGLSGMNFSPISSSSSSSSSPSNENSTNNS, encoded by the exons ATGGCGGAAGCTCCCCTGCGGCCCGGCGGCTTCTTCTGTCACCAGTGTTCGGCAGAGATCAGCCCGCGACTCCCG GAGTACATCTGCCCGCGCTGTGAGTCTGGATTTATCGAGGAGTTACCTGATCAGGGAAG GGCAGAGAATGGTTCCACGTCGACGTCCTCTACTGAAGAGAACCGACCCCCATTCGAG AATGTGGACCAACACTTGTTTACGTTCCCACATGGTTACGGACAGTTTGCTTTGGGAATCTTCGACGAGGGCTTTGACTTCAGGGCGGGATTGCCCGCGGAGGATAACCGTGACACAGAGAACCGCAGAGAACGGGAAATGGCATCACGACAGCGGTACAGTGCGAGACAACCACGGGGACGCCACGTTCCCCGGAGACAAGGGGTGCGGCATGAGGGTGTGCCAACTTTAGAAGG AATAATTCAGCAGTTAGTGAACGGGATCATTGCTCCGACAGCTATGCCAAACATGGGCATGGGGCCATG GGGAATGCTGCATTCAAACCCAATGGACTATGCATGGGGTGCCAATGGATTAGACACCATCATAACACAG TTATTAAATCAGTTTGAAAACACGGGTCCCCCTCCAGCAGATAAAGAGAAGATTAAGAGTCTCCCTACAGTTCACATCACAGAGGAGCACGTGG GTGCTGGTTTAGAGTGTCCTGTCTGTAAAGAAGACTACAGCACAGGAGAAACCGTCAGACAGCTTCCCTGCAATCATCTCTTTCATAATGACTGTATAGTGCCCTGGCTTGAACAG CATGACACGTGTCCAGTCTGCAGGAAGAGCTTGAGTGGGCAGAACACAGCCACGGATCCACCCGGCCTATCAGGGATGAACTTCTCTCCCATttcctcctcctcttcatcCTCCAGCTCTCCAAGCAATGAGAATTCCACCAACAACTCGTAA